The nucleotide sequence ATAAAAAAGGGTGTCTACCTatctttttcctttattttggTCTACTTGCCTAAGGCAAACGACTTCACAAAATTCCAATTCAACTGATCctaatttattaaagaatttttCTATGTCTTGcttatcaattattattttatttttttttatcaattattgaTTCCAACTTCATTGGCATCCCACAATTATATGATCTCAAATAATTCAAAGTGTATGTTTGATTACGAGGAGgcaaaattgattatagtagtgtataattaaattttattgtgGTGACTCAGAATCAGAAAATCATCTCTTTTTAGAGTGCGAGATTCCTAATTTAGTTTGATTACACATGCGGAATTGGATAGGCTTATCTACGGTGTATCCTTGTCAGGTGCGAGAGCATTATACACAATTCTCTTTAATGGCGGGAATGTCTCGAAGTTCTCATTACATATTCAAGGTAATTTGGTTTGCCTGTGTCTGAGTGATTTGGAAGGATTGTACGTAATGACCGTGTCTTCAACAACACGGGATCAAATTCCTCCGTCCTCATTGAGAAAATCAAACTGAATTCTTATTTATGGCTAAAAGGTAAACGTCCGTCCTTTCATTTATGTTATCATGATTGGTGGCAACACCTGTTACATTGTTTGGGTGCTCacttgtaattaatttttttgttttggcgGTGCCTCTGCCTTTTTGGTACCTTCCCGTTGTATACTTTAAACGGTGTTTTTCCTTAGCACACCTTGTGTGGGGGATTGTACCgttgttgttaatatatatcattttggtttgtgcaaaaaaaattaaatttgacattttttattgtttgcaTGTAGAATTGATCTTGTATATATCTAGAATAGATTCTATTTAAAGTTAAAATttgtaacttttatttttagaattaatttttataattcacttttttataaatgaatctAAACAGAAATACTTTTTAGACAATATTAATTtcacataatcaattcattaaaaaaaacttgtcaCTTGCGGCTTGAGAACCAAACACAAAGTGAACCAatataatattcattaattttttttgaggaatattCATTAAACTTGTCAAAATAATATGATGttcatgaaaaatataatatacattttTGGATTTAGCCATCACCAACCGGTCCCCAAAAATCCATGACATAGACGggagtttttgttttttctaccATCTAAATGATTAAATTCACACACTTTTAAACGTGTAAAGACAGAAAGTTTGAAATTCAAACCTCGATTCCTGaacaaaatttctaaaataattatCAGTCGAATTACATTtacaaactaaaaataaataaataagaaaggGGATTTTTAATCatgcttataattttttttttgacagagaaTGTTTGTTATCGTTGTTAAACAAGTAATTCAGGTGGATATATAAATTTGACATTCATTGACAAGAgggtgattattttatttttttacctccATTAGACATCTCAAAGTATCTCCACAATTTAGGCATTTTAATTTGAGATAAGACATACGGTGATTAATTTGGATCATTTGAAAGATTAGGAATAAGAGAATTTTTAAAGACAAGGTTAGAGACTTGTCGGGGATTGTTGACGAGATTAAGTTGTTATCGTTGAGGTGAAGTGTTAGTAGATTGAAAACACCGCCACACCTATCTTATGAATGGCTTTGGGACTCGTGTGTTTGAATAGATAATGGCTCGGGACCGTGTATTTTGGTGTTTTAACCATGGCCAATATTGTGGAGGACTTTGCTTGGGGATGGTAAAGCGGGTCGGCTTGTCCCGTCTAAACCTGCTTAAAACAGAACGAGACGAATCAAGTCAAATTAGGTGATCGAGTCCAAAATACCACCACACCCTATTTTGTAGCCGACATACGAGTTGGCGGGCTGATTTACCaaacaaaaatcttttttttttaggaaaaaaaaaactcatttttattctgcgaaaaaaaaaaaaacttttttaatgcaTTCTTTTACAACttaattgttacaaaaataactACGTTGttttaatcatgaaaaaatataaaagaatacCCAACAAGTAAATTTGTGGTAAAAACAAGGTAGTTAACAAATTGTCGAAATCAACATCATACTTAAtagcaaaataagaaaaatccgccaacataaaaaaaaaaatattaggcttaaatatgcaatccgtccctgtaatttggacgcgttttgattttcgtccttgtaaaaaaaaaaattaaaaacatccttgtaaaaaaaaatttgttttaaaaaggtccctgaccccactatTCAGTTGAAGTGGCATGGTTTTAaccacgtggcatgccacataattaatttttgtttttttttttcaaaattttaaaaattcatttttttaatttaaaaatcataaaaaaattaaaaaatcggaagaaaaaaaactgaaaattaaatttttcaatttttaattaatttttttttcttcaaaaatctgaaaataaattttaaaaaaaaaaaaaaaactgaaaattaaattttcaaaaattcattttttttaattctgaaaattaaattatattttcaaaagttataaattttgagattgtataatttttaattttatttttcaaaaatttatttctagattttaaaaacactaatttccaatttttttcttcatatttaaaaaaaaatggaatttttttatttattttcagtttttttaatttaaaaaaaatcagattttaaaataaataaataatgacgtggactgccacgtggcaaaagttgcacagtcagcaactacCACGTGGCCAAAGCCATCCCATGTCAGCAAAAAAGTGGGGCCAGgaacctttttaaaacaaaaaaaaatttgcacagatgttttttaaaaaaatttttacaaggatgaaatCAAAACGCGTACAAATTACGGGGATggattgcatatttaagccaaaatattataataaatccaacaaccaaaataaatccaaaatgtTAAACTAAGTctaagaataaaagaaaaaacgagTTAAACGGGTCAGGCCGCCCCATGCCTTCCTCGTTCTTTCAACGAGTTAAACTCGACGAACCAACTACTAAAAGCGAGTTTAAAACTTTGTCCCAACTGCCAAAAATAGCCGACTAAACGGATCGGCCTGATGGGTTAGGCCCGTTTTGTCGCTCCTAActctgtttttgttttcagtttgtACACAAAAAACTGCggtgtggcattttctggctgatttttgtttttgtttaattgttgttCTGGCTGATTTGATGCTGTCCTAGAGGctcatttttgtttatgttgccTTGTGTTTTGAGGGTTGGTGTTGTTTGGACATAACTTGCAACATGGGTGTTTTGTGGTCTTCTCGAGGGTTGTTGATTGTTTCCCTTGGGCCTCTTCTTGTATTTCTTTGTTGCGTTtgcattttgaaaattgttgtttacacTACAAACAAAGCTAAGAAAGAccataaaatagtaaatttaacCTCAATTTTCATCAGCAATTAATTACCGTCGGTTAAAatccatcggcagttaactgtcaatgagattattttgttattttcgtGGTGTTTTATAGAATCCTTTGATGTGGGAACATcatttttcttgcattttgttGTGTGTAGCGATGTTACATCAGAGGTGATGCACCTTTGTTGTGTCGTGGTGGTATTTTAGGTGTTCCACATATATAAGGTGTATGTCTTTGTATGCTTATTTACGTCTAGTTTCTATACACCTTGCGCGGACCAGGTGTTTGAATATACttgtcccttaaaaaaaagtaatcttTGGTTGGTAGTAGCACATGCCTAATTCAAAGATTTGTGTATATCTCATCTGGTATAATATACTTACTCATTTCGTCTCAAAGTAATTATCGCTGCAATATACTTACTCATCCTTCTCAAAGTAAGTATCGCATTTGACGATttcacacatataaagaaaataggatAAATTAAAGATAGAATAGTGATTTTACCATATTATCCCTATTAGCTATTAAAAGTGAAAGAATAATAAATTGAGAGTGATGCACATAGTATTAATTACATggtacaattaaaaaaaagaaattaaatttgtattagaaactattttcttaaatgtGACACTTATTTTAGAACGAATGGAGTAAGTAAAAAAATGGATAAATTACAATCACCTCCCCTGAGGTCTATTAAAATGACACTGACACCCCCTCTATTTTTAAAACTTACATTAACCTCCCttaaatttacataaaattgATTACACTTCCCTTCTCTCTTAACACCGTTAATTCCgttgatattatttttctttttttcaggTAGTCACAccattaaatagaaaataaaagggatcagaatgcagttttctatTATAATCATTGTTCTCGAGAGGaacttcttcttcaattgaTTTTCTTGAATTGATCCTTTAGCGGCATGTCACTTCTTCGTTTTGCATGACCATAAATATTGTATTGTTCCTCTAATTCAAATCTCTCCTGAAGTGATACTAACATGTATACACAGTTGAAGTTTTTGTAATCATGCCAtgagaaattgaaatgaaattaatgaagaaaattgcaATTTGGGGGAGTTATTAATacaaagataaagaaaatgGGAAGGGTTTTGTTGTAGATAGAAttgaaatttctttttttggtgaacgatgaaattgaaaataaggaagaaaaaattgcAATTAGGGAGAATAATTGGATGATGATAGATGCATCACAAAAAACTTGATGATTAGCTAATGGTTGTGGTTTAACATTTAGTCCATATGGAACTCATGGTTAAAACTAACAAATGATCCTTTCTGTTTTACGTCTGATGGTGTGAGTGACCATGGaactgaacaaaaaaaaaaagcaaaattaattgAGCATTAACGGTGTTAAGAGAGAAGGGAATTGTTAgtctattttataaaaatttaagggAGGTTAGTGTAAGTTTTAAAAATAGAGGGGTGTCAATGTTATTTTAGTAAACCTCAAGGGAGGTGACTGTAGcttaccctaaaaaaattaaactgttatgccttaaaaagaaaacagctctttttctttcttttttttgttacaaaattaaacaattcTTGTACGGTTAATGAAGAAGCTCCAAAATTAAACTTTCTTCTTATTGAACCCCATTCTATTGTTCTCATTTGAACGTTTTCTTAACTCTCCCATCATCATATCCCGTCTTGGCCTTTTGCGTAATATAAACAAAGTATGTGTTATCAGTTTAATGCGTTcggatcctctccattttcaTTATGGGGATCAGCATTTTCTTGCCTTGCGGAACGACATGTGGCGTAAGTGAAAACCAACGGTTGAGATCTATTCTTTCTTACGCCACATGTggcatttaataatttaaattggTTTTAAAGAAAGAATAGATTTCAACCGTTGGTTTTCACTTACGCCACATGTCGTTCCGCAAGGCAAGGAAATGCCGATCCCCATTTTCAAtggaaatggagaggatccgGACGCCAGTTTAATATCCGATATGttcaaaaaaagtttaatatctGATAGTGGTTCAATGAGTCACACggtattaaattatttttttaaaggcaaAGATATCACCACAATAGCTTGTTATATATTGAACTTCTCAAATATCGTCAATGCGTTGCACTAAACATCGACGCATCCGACTAGAAAAAAAGATCTCCCATCAATAATCTAAACATTGGCCCGACGCATCCGACTAGAAAAAAAATCTcccattaataatattttttttttatcatgtagtCTAGTGGCTGAatcttacatattttaattttggagAAGTGAGatgttcggagttcgaaccctgacATCGGCATATGTTATGCATTGTCACTACCAACTAAACTAAGTTCACGGAACTTATTCAAATGTTAATTAAACATATTATTATGGACATTGACATGCAAAAACAGTTAGTAAGAACCAAAATCTTGGTTGagtgaaaaaaacaaaatactattaaaaAACATCACCATCATAACTTACTTCTTCACATTCGTGGTAACATGTTCTATCCACGATATATGCACTACCTAGTTGCAGCAATGCAAGTGTAACTTCTGGGTGGGGCAAAAATCGTGAGGTGAAGAATGTCAAAGAAAGTTGCTTAGTGGAGAAGATTGTGCTTCCCAAATGTGCAACTCCAATAACATGTTCTACTCTCCCCAAATGTGCAACTCAAAAATATCTATTCCCAAATGTGCAACtccaaaatatttctatatatagCTTATAATGTCCCTCTCCTACATAACATAACTCACAATAAGAGAGACATTTCAACTTGCTAAATATGGCTAACAAGCCTCGTTCTAATTCGTCTTTCCTCTTTCTATTGCTTATCCTACATTTTAACATGGGTACATTTTAGAATCTACCTATTGActctatccttttttttttttggtgaccAATATTTAAGACATGTGgcaaaatttatatttacataGTTATGCATGCATTATCAAGTGAAAAACTTGCATGCAACTAATTTCATGAGTTAATTGATATTATAGAGTAACcaccttaattttatttttaattgggtGCAAGTATATATCTTTATAATTTTGTAGGACTTCATCATTTCTTTTCAATGTAGATGTTCGATATTTTCACTTAAACGCAAAGTAGGTTATCAAGCCAACACGAGATTCTTATCATTAGAAAATCATATATTTGTCACAATCATGTGATCCGTCTAACGAGCAGACAATTCATCAAAACTCGAAACTTAATTTGATAGTTCAAATTGGCAACTCTAATTACGTGAATGCAAGAAATCTATATCCATTGTGGACTTAAGATCTATTCTAACCAtttctaattatttatttttttagatattgaatcatttcatctctaattttaatttaatattgtcATGTATTTTTATGTACAGGGAAAAGCCAGCTCCAGCTGAACTACTACTCCACCAGCTGCCCAAGAGCCGAAGAGATAATCAAGCAGCAAGTCACTGAACTATATAATCAAGGAAGCACAGCCATTTCGTGGCTTCGAAATCTCTTCCATGATTGCATGGTCAATGTGAGTGTGTGTATTACATAATTACACAACAGTAACATCGTTTCAAATTGAAAAGCTAATAATgatacatatatatatgcagTCATGCGATGCATCCTTTCTTTTAGCAACGTGGCGCGGTGTGGTATCGGAGCAGACATCGGTAAGAAGTTTTGGGATGAGAAATTTCAAGTATGTGAACACCATCAAAGCTGCTGTTGAGAAAGAATGTCCCTTGACAGTGTCATGTGCTGATATTGTTGCTCTTTCTGCTAGAGACGGTATTGCAATGGTATGTCTATGTCATCATCATATACACATGTTAGGAGTTGCCTCTCGGACGGTGAGACTTATAAGCTGGACTGTCTTTGAGGGGTACAAATAGCTCAACCGCCTCCAAAATTTGGAggcccaattttattttattttttcggaATGCATGTAAAAtagtaatatataattaaataacggGAGAAGCATATCatgttttaaaaacaaataattccacctttcattttttctgtttaaattttttttttttccagcatGAGAGGGCCttggttttgacctaatttatCATGTATTTAAGGCTCGTATGTCTTCAATACAATTGTTATAAAATTGCTCACATGTCTTCGATTCAGTCCAACTCTATTTAACCTATTGATATAAAATTGCAGAACTCTAACAagaaacattattattattctctcaaaaaaaaaaaaaaaacattatcaacTTTTTTTCTCATACTCGTATATATTCAtttgaagttgtatttttatattattgattataatatggatcttttttgtgttaattacaataaagatattattttcaatttaaatagaaaGATTGCTCTctaaaaaaactacatttttattttattaggggTCTATTTTTATTAGAGGTGTTCAAATTCAAACCCATCCAAAATAAAACcgcaaaccgatccaaaaaaaaccgaaaaccgcaaaaaaccgaATATATTTCGATGtgtttggatgttgttttgtaaaaatcaaTAGGATCGGATCGAATTTCAGATCACTTTCTCAAAACCAAACCGAACTGCATAAGTAAAtgttaatacttatttattcttttattagtattatatattacattattaTGTTGCTATTGgtttttaatcttatatattgcactaatttaatcttatatattagtattatatatgtttaaaaaataatcgataattttaattttttactatattttgcatcaaacttattattttaccgtgtttgtgtaatattaatattaataagaaatttatattcttaaaaataaaagtaaataaaaaaatatataatttgcaTTTTGAATATCCAAAAAtcgatccaaattaaaccgcatATATTTTGATCGGATTGGTTCTGATTTTTTTAGAATAGTCATCAAAATCGAACCGAACtgcatgtgatttttattttgaatcggATGACATTTTGTCTCAAAACCGATTCAAACTGCACCGCAAACACCCCTAATTTTTACAATGAAAGCCGAACCGCCAATTACATAGGAACTGCCTGCTTAAAAGTCAAATGACTCTCCTTCTAATTAATAGAGTTGTCTTTAAATTGTAGTGTCTAATATGGACGTGATCTTTATTCTCACATAGTTAAGGATTCTTTATATTTCGAagaattaatttagaaatagtatgttgatgttgatgttggatTGTTTGTTGGTGCGTTTTGTATATTTAGTTGGGAATTCCAAACATTGAAATGAAGAGTGGAAGAAGGGATAGCAAAGAAAGCTATGTAACGGTGGTGGAAGAATCCATTCCAAGCCATAATGCCTCCATGTCCTTAGTGCTCACTCGTTTCCAAGCTATTGGTGTTGATGTTGAAGCCACGGTTGCTCTTTTAGGTACCAAACATTCTTCTTGGCTAATTGGTTTCTGTTAACTAAAAGCACTTCAAATTACATAAACATTTACTGTCAAAacacaaacataaacataattaaccacCGTTTGATTACATAAAAACACTCACTCAAGTCTTAACAATAAATGGAAGGACACTGATTATTAATAATTCAACATTTTACTAATTGGTCACTATGATTGAATCAGGAGCACATTCAGTGGGAAGAGTACACTGCATAAATATGGTCCACAGACTATACCCTATAGTGGACCCAACGCTAGACCCTACATATGTTGTCTACCTAAAACGTAGATGTCCAAAACCAAACCCAAAGGCAAAAGCTGTCCAATATGTAAGGAATGATCTAAAAACTCCATTGATAATTGACAACAACTACTACAAGAACATTTTGCAACATAAGGGTCTTCTAACTGTGGATGAAGAACTAGCCACTGACCCAATAACATCACCTTATGTACAAAAAATGGCAGATGATAATGGTTACTTCAATGACCAATTCTCAAGGGCTGTTCTTTTGTTATCAGAGAATAATCCTCTTATTGGAGATCAAGGTGAAATCAGAAAGGATTGTCGCTTCGTTAATGCCAATTAGATATATAATTAGCTAGCAATATACTAGCTTGGTATTTGTATAATTTACTAATTCTACTCTACTTAATGCCATAGAAATAATTTACTCATTCTACTTTAGTATTAAGTAATTGTAGAGATGTTTGGATAATCCTCAAAATGAAGGAAACAAATTTCTTTCTAGATATATGTTGTAAAAGGAATGCTGCTCTATAGTGTATAATTCGTTTGGTTTTGGCACCCGTCTCAACCATCTTACTAAATAGAAATATCAATAGAAATTTCTAAATATATCTTACTTATTAGTGTTACTCGTCAATCATTGTAAATAGTTTAAATTACATTGGTTGAAATATTCCGTAAATTTAGTGGTTGAATTGTTTGTAAGACCTAATTTTATAGGTTTTCGACCCTTTTGCCTAGAGAGATAGGTTCGAGTATACTGACAAG is from Medicago truncatula cultivar Jemalong A17 chromosome 1, MtrunA17r5.0-ANR, whole genome shotgun sequence and encodes:
- the LOC25484030 gene encoding peroxidase 21; the encoded protein is MANKPRSNSSFLFLLLILHFNMGKSQLQLNYYSTSCPRAEEIIKQQVTELYNQGSTAISWLRNLFHDCMVNSCDASFLLATWRGVVSEQTSVRSFGMRNFKYVNTIKAAVEKECPLTVSCADIVALSARDGIAMLGIPNIEMKSGRRDSKESYVTVVEESIPSHNASMSLVLTRFQAIGVDVEATVALLGAHSVGRVHCINMVHRLYPIVDPTLDPTYVVYLKRRCPKPNPKAKAVQYVRNDLKTPLIIDNNYYKNILQHKGLLTVDEELATDPITSPYVQKMADDNGYFNDQFSRAVLLLSENNPLIGDQGEIRKDCRFVNAN